The following are encoded together in the Choloepus didactylus isolate mChoDid1 chromosome 7, mChoDid1.pri, whole genome shotgun sequence genome:
- the LOC119540762 gene encoding olfactory receptor 2G3-like, whose protein sequence is MRRINESLGGDFILVGFSDQPQLEKILFVVVLISYLLTLVGNTAIILVSCLDPMLHTPMYYFLSNLSFVDLCFTTSIVPQLLWNLHGPAKTITPLSCAIQLYVSLALGSTDCVLLAIMAFDRYAAVCRPLHYTTVMHPRLCQCLAEAAWLSGVGNTLIQGTITLRLPLCGNRRIHHFCEVPAMFKLACVDIHANEVQLFMASLVLLLLPLALILVSYGYIAQAVMRIRSAQAWHKALGTCGSHLLVVMLFYGTSTAVYIQPNSSYAHSRGKFITLFYTVVTPTLNPLIYAVRNKDVKGSLKRLVRKGQHKAE, encoded by the coding sequence ATGAGGAGGATTAATGAGAGTTTGGGAGGTGATTTCATACTGGTGGGCTTCTCTGACCAGCCGCAGCTTGAGAAGATCCTCTTTGTGGTTGTGCTGATTTCCTACCTCCTGACTCTGGTGGGCaacacagccatcatcctggtctCCTGTCTGGATCCCATGCTCCATACACCCATGTACTACTTTCTCTCCAATCTCTCCTTTGTTGACCTCTGCTTTACTACCAGCATCGTTCCTCAGCTGCTGTGGAACCTCCACGGTCCAGCCAAGACTATTACCCCTCTGAGCTGTGCCATTCAACTCTATGTTTCCCTCGCCCTCGGGTCCACGGATTGTGTGCTCCTGGCCATCATGGCATTCGATCGTTACGCTGCTGTGTGCAGACCACTCCATTACACCACAGTTATGCACCCACGACTTTGCCAGTGTCTCGCTGAAGCTGCATGGTTGAGTGGAGTGGGCAACACCCTCATACAGGGCACCATCACCCTCCGGCTTCCCCTCTGTGGGAACCGCAGAATTCACCACTTCTGTGAAGTGCCGGCCATGTTCAAGTTGGCCTGTGTAGACATTCATGCCAATGAGGTTCAGCTCTTCATGGCGTCCTTGgtcctgctcctcctccccctGGCCCTCATCCTGGTCTCCTATGGCTACATCGCCCAGGCAGTGATGAGGATCAGGTCGGCCCAAGCCTGGCATAAAGCCCTGGGCACGTGTGGGTCCCACCTGTTGGTGGTAATGCTCTTCTACGGGACCAGCACAGCTGTCTATATCCAGCCCAACAGCTCCTATGCCCACAGTCGGGGCAAGTTCATAACCCTTTTTTACACGGTAGTTACCCCCACCCTCAATCCCCTCATTTATGCTGTGAGAAACAAAGATGTAAAGGGATCTTTGAAGAGGCTGGTGAGAAAAGGTCAGCACAAAGCAGAGTGA